In Phoenix dactylifera cultivar Barhee BC4 unplaced genomic scaffold, palm_55x_up_171113_PBpolish2nd_filt_p 001048F, whole genome shotgun sequence, a single genomic region encodes these proteins:
- the LOC113463659 gene encoding uncharacterized protein LOC113463659, which yields MGGIMDDLRKERSAKKRLNLEGEEDITEKKKKKKEKKNKSSELAGQEGRLEETIREKRRLEKERRANLEQIHAESQRLLRETRDVSFKPVPLVQKPISSVLEKIRLRKLEVSKKPSILYHSDSIADTDCSAAEMSHVSDLSGSNNGKENNETSKMLYSCRMMLSKLRMVTAVQVF from the exons ATGGGGGGAATAATGGATGATCTGAGGAAGGAGAGATCGGCAAAGAAGCGGCTGAATTTGGAAGGGGAAGAAGATATcacggagaagaagaaaaagaagaaggagaagaagaacaagtCTAGTGAGTTGGCTGGCCAGGAAGGGAGACTAGAAGAAACTATTCGAGAGAAGAGAAGACTTGAGAAG GAGAGGAGGGCTAATCTGGAGCAAATTCATGCTGAATCTCAGAGACTGTTGCGCG AAACTAGAGATGTTTCATTTAAACCTGTGCCTCTTGTTCAGAAGCCGATATCATCTGTTTTGGAGAAGATCAGGCTAAGAAAGTTGGAAGTATCAAAAAA ACCTAGCATTCTCTATCATTCTGATTCTATTGCTGATACTGATTGTTCTGCGGCTGAGATGTCTCACGTCTCTGATCTATCTGGGTCTAATAATGGGAAGGAAAACAATGAGACATCAAAAATG TTGTATAGTTGCAGGATGATGCTGTCCAAGCTAAGGATGGTGACAGCAGTGCAAGTTTTCTGA